From Nonlabens sp. Ci31, the proteins below share one genomic window:
- a CDS encoding alanine dehydrogenase, giving the protein MSSYSTPFTKDQLIPQEERLEITRTKKELFIGIPKETQHQEKRICLTPDAVAAVCAHGHRILIEKGAGLASNFTDQDYNNAGAELTTDTAKVFSCPTILKVAPPSLEEIKMIKQQSVLISALQLKTRDQNYFNKLAEKKITALAYEFITDDEGRFTAVNALSEISGVASVLIAAELLSSGENRTGHLFGNITGVPPVDVVILGAGVVGEFAARTALGLGASVKIFDNSISKLRNVQNNVSQQLFTSTIQPKYLSKALRRCDVVIGALTGENRTPVVVSQTMVENMKKGSVIIDVSIDMGGCFETSEITSHDQPTYTKLGITHYCVPNIPARYSKTASVALSNIFTPYILNIANDGGIEHAIRMDKGLKCGIYLYHGIVTNKSVGEWYNLPYSDVNLLIF; this is encoded by the coding sequence ATGTCCTCCTACTCTACTCCTTTTACCAAAGACCAGTTAATCCCGCAAGAGGAACGTCTTGAAATTACAAGAACCAAGAAGGAGTTGTTTATCGGTATTCCCAAGGAAACTCAACATCAAGAAAAACGTATTTGTTTAACTCCAGATGCTGTTGCTGCGGTATGTGCTCATGGCCATCGTATTTTAATAGAAAAAGGAGCTGGGCTAGCAAGCAATTTTACCGATCAAGATTATAACAATGCCGGTGCAGAATTAACTACCGATACTGCAAAAGTATTCTCGTGTCCCACCATTCTTAAAGTGGCACCCCCATCATTAGAAGAAATTAAGATGATTAAACAACAATCGGTTTTAATATCTGCCTTACAATTAAAAACTAGAGATCAAAATTATTTCAATAAACTAGCCGAAAAGAAAATTACTGCTCTAGCTTATGAATTCATTACAGATGACGAAGGAAGATTTACTGCTGTTAATGCATTAAGTGAAATTTCTGGTGTAGCCTCTGTTCTAATTGCGGCCGAACTATTATCTAGTGGCGAAAACAGAACCGGACATCTATTCGGTAACATAACTGGAGTACCACCAGTAGACGTTGTTATTTTAGGTGCTGGTGTCGTGGGAGAATTTGCGGCTAGAACAGCTTTAGGCCTTGGTGCTAGTGTTAAAATTTTTGATAATTCTATTTCAAAATTGCGCAACGTACAAAATAATGTAAGTCAGCAATTGTTTACTTCCACTATACAGCCTAAATACCTGTCTAAGGCTCTCAGGCGATGTGATGTAGTAATAGGAGCGCTAACAGGCGAAAACAGAACGCCTGTAGTAGTCTCTCAAACTATGGTAGAGAACATGAAAAAAGGTTCTGTAATTATAGATGTCAGTATAGACATGGGGGGCTGTTTTGAAACTAGTGAAATAACTAGTCACGACCAACCTACTTATACCAAATTGGGTATTACTCATTATTGCGTACCGAATATTCCCGCTCGGTATTCAAAAACTGCTAGTGTCGCTTTAAGCAATATTTTTACTCCTTACATATTAAATATAGCAAATGACGGTGGTATTGAGCATGCCATACGCATGGACAAGGGTTTAAAGTGTGGTATTTACCTTTATCATGGTATTGTTACTAATAAATCAGTAGGGGAATGGTATAATTTACCTTACAGCGACGTAAATTTGCTCATCTTTTAA